Proteins found in one Pseudorasbora parva isolate DD20220531a chromosome 11, ASM2467924v1, whole genome shotgun sequence genomic segment:
- the si:ch211-153b23.5 gene encoding glutamine amidotransferase-like class 1 domain-containing protein 3, mitochondrial — protein MRLHLRGVGTVRETAHFTVKSTPSTSVTGKMVKRVAVILSGCGVYDGTEVHEASAVMVHLSRAGAKVQMFAPDVEMMHVVDHCEGKPGTDKRNVLQESARIARGDITDLAKLEVSAFDALVIPGGFGVAKNLSDWATKGKDYSISPQIEKVIKGFHQAKKPMGMCCISPVLAAKAIPGCEITVGHDTECEKWPYAQVAKTMVELGSKHLNKHVGEVHVDSKNKLVTTSAFMCNAPIHEIFDGLGVMIKEVLKLA, from the exons ATGCGTCTTCATCTGCGTGGTGTAGGAACAGTCAGGGAGACAGCACACTTCACTGTAAAGTCAACTCCTTCAACAAG tgtaACAGGCAAGATGGTAAAGCGTGTGGCGGTGATTTTGTCAGGCTGTGGCGTGTATGATGGCACAGAGGTTCATGAGGCATCTGCTGTAATGGTACACCTCAGTCGAGCAGGTGCCAAG GTTCAGATGTTTGCACCTGATGTTGAGATGATGCACGTGGTGGACCACTGTGAAGGAAAGCCTGGGACGGACAAGAGGAACGTCCTGCAGGAGAGCGCCCGCATCGCCCGTGGTGACATCACTGACCTGGCCAAGCTCGAGGTCAGCGCCTTTGATGCACTCGTCATTCCAG GTGGTTTTGGAGTGGCGAAAAACCTGAGCGACTGGGCCACCAAAGGCAAGGATTACTCCATCAGTCCTCAGATTGAGAAGGTCATTAAGGGTTTCCATCAGGCGAAGAAACCCATGGGCATGTGCTGCATCTCCCCTGTGCTGGCAGCCAAAGCTATTCCCGGATGTGAGATCACCGTCGGCCATGACACCGAGTGTGAGAA GTGGCCGTACGCTCAGGTGGCAAAAACCATGGTAGAACTAGGCAGCAAACACTTGAATAAGCATGTTGGTGAGGTGCATGTGGATTCCAAGAACAAACTGGTGACTACAAGTGCGTTCATGTGCAACGCTCCCATCCACGAGATCTTTGATGGTCTGGGCGTCATGATCAAAGAAGTTCTCAAACTAGCTTAA
- the LOC137092591 gene encoding uncharacterized protein isoform X2: MDRARAIYFSAEEQQLILQKYEEYKAVFQARSNTVSAAKAREECWRKIADCINACNPNSKRSWQQIKTKYKNIIQSANRKKSEIRKTGGGPPPPEYTVAEELAISNNKGRPIMDGITDAVQSDPGAGSCKQVTMVEGNAVSLLKPAHMHAVSHTDGNANEDTLSVCSETAAEDFSQPALETEASTSMGYRRNVNKVETDSVRVLYKRSLELDCSLKELDCELRRLQIKKIKLEIKQLEKQISPEDQ, translated from the exons ATGGATAGAGCGAGAGCTATATATTTTTCCGCGGAGGAGCAACAGCTTATTCTTCAGAAATATGAAGAATATAAGGCTGTATTTCAAGCACGCAGCAACACTGTGTCTGCTGCCAAAGCAAGAGAAGAATGTTGGAGGAAGATTGCTGATTGCATTAATGc ATGCAACCCCAACTCCAAACGTTCTTGGCAGCAGATcaagacaaaatataaaaatataattcaaaGTG CAAACAGAAAAAAGTCTGAAATACGTAAAACTGGGGGAGGGCCACCTCCTCCAGAATACACTGTGGCGGAGGAGTTGGCTATAAGTAATAATAAGGGAAGGCCAATTATGGATGGCATTACAGATGCTGTGCAATCTGACCCTGGTGCTGGCTCCTGTAAGCAAGTGACAATGG TAGAGGGCAATGCAGTGTCCCTGTTGAAGCCTGCACACATGCACGCAGTCTCTCACACAGAT gGTAACGCAAATGAAGacactctctctgtgtgttCTGAAACAGCTGCTGAG GATTTTTCACAACCTGCCCTAGAAACTGAGGCCTCTACTTCAATGGGCTACAGGAGGAATGTGAACAAA GTGGAAACAGACTCCGTCAGGGTCCTTTATAAAAGGAGTCTAGAACTAGACTGTTCCCTAAAGGAGCTGGACTGTGAGCTGAGAAGgctccaaattaaaaaaattaaattggaGATCAAACAGCTGGAAAAACAGATCTCA CCAGAAGACCAATAA
- the si:ch211-153b23.4 gene encoding uncharacterized protein si:ch211-153b23.4 produces MSLHLSIGVLGVSAGSLLLLVNNYASTPDRPLIPHTALGVLLLMFAALLAYSGVWRNKSHNTLFGSLCLTVSALWCGSGLVHILTGEKIINSRNELRDAMVPGLAAFTLALLVICIVSVICHEVFLSFIALTICLACAHQIAGLADLAFGQSATAVCYLMVCLVGAYFGSGRLLSYVTQRKIQLPGIFRKDSVIPLQNQEANDVVIIGIIMNLLSASVLACPLLGVVPKLFSGHVPWLWTAGVFQLGVCVKSYRAMDTLAATFYGFTSILHLTEGYTALVVHSTKQVPYSPVPFPVVFSVLFFILALFSLQGGFVNTIYQLFFVAYCIAIAAEPQSFFQRGTQGVQAAIFVASAFVLFIAIYNIASVNKIPTGADFLKNLFSRSDKFVLQTHDKDLHAPYLGYSKYADAEVLGHGCSVLAAFSITASLSSGDPLAIIILPWAVVSGGVLHLLCGSVAFARGKTLESTTFILYGIMWTVWGLTRFGGLYGDVRGLHLAVGIIGFMLVNVLVTAGALFLNKAWFIYTFTFQLILISFLLDAVGALPHGYDIGVTIIVGLVSFYIFLASIFNCTFKSPQMPFGDPFIKLSGFGGGKDSCPHLAARRSTSVQQIAEIMKNGGICGMPTDTVYVLVAACNRPQAVEKAYSVKKQAKERPMSLWISSIKQLEPVKQQISPLLWDFMEAAWPSSISLVIARAPWMEFFGLGDSSKYIGTPQSIAIRNPDCTVATHLINAVGPIAVTSANPTGEADTTHHNQVYAKLGDKVDGVLCDGPSPENIASTVVDCTKIESGQIGFFRVGLIPKSKVLQIFEEIQKKHVHGEQNAAFEMDNTDLNSNLAGSQTDSGFGRVTPADSQSSLDLSQHDHQEEEEEAL; encoded by the exons ATGTCACTGCACTTATCCATCGGAGTCCTGGGAGTATCCGCGG GTTCTTTGTTGCTTCTGGTGAACAACTATGCAAGCACCCCAGACAGACCCCTGATCCCACACACAGCTTTAGGAGTTCTGCTCCTCATGTTTGCGGCTCTGCTGGCTTATTCAG GTGTATGGCGCAACAAGTCCCACAATACACTGTTTGGTAGTTTGTGCTTGACAGTGTCCGCCCTGTGGTGTGGCTCAGGTTTAGTGCACATACTTACAGGTGAAAAGATAATAAACAGCAGAAATGAGCTGAGAGATGCAATGGTGCCAGGTCTCGCAGCTTTCACTCTGGCACTGCTTGTTATTTGCATTGTGTCTGTTATATGCCATGAGGTTTTCCTCTCATTCATTGCCCTGACCATATGTTTAGCGTGTGCCCACCAGATTGCTGGTTTGGCAGATTTGGCTTTCGGACAGTCAGCCACCGCTGTCTGCTACCTTATGGTCTGTTTGGTGGGAGCTTACTTTGGCAGTGGCCGTTTGTTGTCTTACGTCACACAGAGGAAGATTCAGCTACCCGGAATATTTAGGAAAGATAGTGTGATACCATTACAGAATCAAGAAGCTAATGATGTAGTGATCATAGGAATAATTATGAACCTATTGTCAGCCAGTGTGCTAGCTTGTCCTCTGCTTGGTGTCGTCCCAAAGCTTTTCTCCGGCCATGTGCCATGGCTGTGGACCGCTGGTGTTTTCCAgctgggtgtgtgtgttaagAGCTATAGAGCTATGGACACCTTAGCGGCCACTTTCTATGGCTTCACATCAATTCTGCACTTAACTGAAGGGTACACTGCACTAGTAGTGCACTCAACAAAGCAGGTTCCCTATTCCCCGGTGCCTTTTCCAGTTGTATTCTCTGTGTTGTTTTTCATCCTGGCTTTGTTTAGCTTGCAAGGAGGATTTGTGAACACTATCTACCAACTGTTTTTTGTGGCATACTGTATAGCAATTGCAGCCGAGCCTCAAAGCTTCTTTCAGAGAGGAACTCAAGGTGTACAGGCTGCCATCTTTGTTGCGTCTGCTTTTGTGCTCTTTATTGCCATTTATAACATAGCTTCCGTTAACAAGATACCTACAGGTGCAGATTTCCTTAAGAACCTGTTTAGCCGCAGTGATAAATTTGTTCTGCAAACCCATGATAAAGATTTACATGCTCCCTATCTGGGCTACTCTAAGTATGCAGACGCTGAGGTGTTGGGCCACGGATGCAGTGTCCTGGCTGCCTTTTCAATTACAGCCTCACTTTCAAGTGGAGACCCCTTGGCCATAATCATCCTACCTTGGGCAGTGGTTTCGGGTGGGGTGCTACACCTACTCTGTGGTTCTGTTGCCTTTGCTAGAGGAAAGACTCTAGAGAGTACAACTTTCATCCTTTACGGCATCATGTGGACAGTCTGGGGACTGACACGCTTCGGCGGCCTTTATGGAGATGTGCGTGGCCTACACCTAGCTGTGGGAATCATCGGTTTCATGCTCGTCAATGTATTAGTGACAGCTGGAGCCCTGTTTCTTAACAAAGCTTGGTTCATCTATACCTTTACCTTCCAACTCATCCTCATCAGCTTCTTACTGGATGCAGTAGGTGCTCTGCCCCACGGCTACGATATCGGTGTGACCATTATTGTTGGGCTGGTCAGCTTCTACATTTTCCTAGCCAGCATTTTcaactgcacctttaaaagtcCACAAATGCCCTTTGGTGATCCTTTCATCAAGCTGAGTGGCTTTGGAGGAGGCAAAGACAGCTGCCCTCATCTTGCAGCCAGGAGGTCCACATCTGTGCAGCAGATTGCAG AGATCATGAAGAATGGGGGCATATGTGGAATGCCCACAGACACGGTCTATGTACTTGTGGCAGCTTGCAATCGTCCGCAGGCTGTTGAAAAGGCATATAG TGTAAAGAAACAGGCTAAAGAACGACCCATGTCCTTATGGATTTCATCCATAAAGCAGCTGGAGCCAGTCAAACAACAGATCAGTCCTCTTCTCTGGGACTTTATGGAAGCTGCTTGGCCATCTTCCATTAGCCTGGTCATAGCTAGAG CTCCATGGATGGAATTCTTTGGATTGGGCGACTCGTCAAAATATATTGGCACACCACAGAGCATAGCCATAAGAAACCCAGACTGCACTGTCGCTACACACCTCATAAATGCG GTGGGTCCCATTGCGGTCACATCTGCTAATCCCACTGGTGAGGCAGATACTACACATCATAACCAAGTTTATGCAAAACTTGGTGACAAG GTAGATGGGGTGCTGTGTGATGGACCGTCCCCAGAGAATATCGCCTCCACAGTGGTAGACTGCACCAAAATCGAGAGTGGCCAGATTGGATTTTTCCGTGTCGGTCTTATCCCTAAATCTAAG GTTCTCCAGATCTTTGAGGAGATTCAGAAGAAGCATGTGCATGGTGAACAGAATGCAGCTTTTGAGATGGATAACACAGACCTTAACAGCAATCTCGCCGGCTCGCAGACAGACTCGGGGTTTGGTCGTGTGACCCCTGCCGACTCACAGAGCTCTCTGGACCTCAGCCAACATGACCAtcaggaggaggaagaagaggcTTTATAG
- the LOC137092591 gene encoding uncharacterized protein isoform X1: MDRARAIYFSAEEQQLILQKYEEYKAVFQARSNTVSAAKAREECWRKIADCINACNPNSKRSWQQIKTKYKNIIQSANRKKSEIRKTGGGPPPPEYTVAEELAISNNKGRPIMDGITDAVQSDPGAGSCKQVTMVEGNAVSLLKPAHMHAVSHTDGNANEDTLSVCSETAAEDFSQPALETEASTSMGYRRNVNKVETDSVRVLYKRSLELDCSLKELDCELRRLQIKKIKLEIKQLEKQISVCDLI; the protein is encoded by the exons ATGGATAGAGCGAGAGCTATATATTTTTCCGCGGAGGAGCAACAGCTTATTCTTCAGAAATATGAAGAATATAAGGCTGTATTTCAAGCACGCAGCAACACTGTGTCTGCTGCCAAAGCAAGAGAAGAATGTTGGAGGAAGATTGCTGATTGCATTAATGc ATGCAACCCCAACTCCAAACGTTCTTGGCAGCAGATcaagacaaaatataaaaatataattcaaaGTG CAAACAGAAAAAAGTCTGAAATACGTAAAACTGGGGGAGGGCCACCTCCTCCAGAATACACTGTGGCGGAGGAGTTGGCTATAAGTAATAATAAGGGAAGGCCAATTATGGATGGCATTACAGATGCTGTGCAATCTGACCCTGGTGCTGGCTCCTGTAAGCAAGTGACAATGG TAGAGGGCAATGCAGTGTCCCTGTTGAAGCCTGCACACATGCACGCAGTCTCTCACACAGAT gGTAACGCAAATGAAGacactctctctgtgtgttCTGAAACAGCTGCTGAG GATTTTTCACAACCTGCCCTAGAAACTGAGGCCTCTACTTCAATGGGCTACAGGAGGAATGTGAACAAA GTGGAAACAGACTCCGTCAGGGTCCTTTATAAAAGGAGTCTAGAACTAGACTGTTCCCTAAAGGAGCTGGACTGTGAGCTGAGAAGgctccaaattaaaaaaattaaattggaGATCAAACAGCTGGAAAAACAGATCTCAGTATGTGACCTTATTTAA
- the LOC137092587 gene encoding putative nuclease HARBI1 isoform X2, translating to MASPFLPNPVDISAQIVRRALRRERVFRDRQNPLDFPDTYLYERYRFSAEGICYICELLEPHIANVTRRSHALTVPQMVCIALRFFASGTYLYAIGDAENLGKNTVCRTIRKVVLALQGYINGFIVFPGHLSTMSIKEGFYKIAGFPRVIGAIDCTHVAISTALGEHEADYVNRKSFHSLNVQMTCDHECMITSLDAKWPGSVHDSRIFRESVLCQRFEEGLFDGLLVGDRGYACQRFLLTPHPDPHTGPQNRFNVALSKTRVKIEMTFGILKARFNCLRRLRVSPERASQIVAACAILHNIATIRKERVPPQNQLLPDEIDPITLDHPAGAAVRDAITTQYFT from the exons ATGGCTTCACCTTTTCTACCAAATCCTGTGGACATCTCCGCGCAAATTGTTAGAAGAGCACTTCGTAGAGAAAGAGTTTTTAGGGACAGACAAAATCCTCTTGACTTTCCTGATACGTACTTATATGAAAGATACAGATTTTCCGCAGAAGGAATCTGTTATATTTGCGAACTTCTTGAGCCGCACATTGCAAATGTGACTCGTCGAAGCCATGCCCTTACTGTACCGCAAATGGTATGTATTGCGTTGCGATTTTTTGCAAGTGGTACATACTTGTATGCGATCGGTGATGCAGAGAACCTTGGGAAAAACACGGTTTGTCGAACCATTCGCAAGGTGGTCCTTGCACTGCAGGGGTACATAAATGGCTTCATTGTGTTTCCTGGACATTTATCGACCATGTCCATAAAAGAGGGCTTTTATAAAATTGCCG GATTCCCTAGAGTCATAGGAGCAATAGACTGCACACACGTTGcaatctccactgctctaggaGAACATGAGGCTGATTATGTAAACAGAAAGTCCTTTCACAGCCTTAATGTTCAG ATGACTTGTGATCATGAATGCATGATCACAAGTTTGGATGCTAAATGGCCTGGCTCAGTGCATGACTCCCGAATTTTCCGTGAGTCTGTGTTGTGTCAGCGCTTTGAGGAAG GGCTTTTTGATGGCCTGTTGGTAGGAGACAGGGGTTATGCATGCCAGAGGTTTTTGCTAACTCCCCATCCTGATCCTCACACAGGGCCACAAAACCGCTTCAATGTGGCCCTCAGTAAAACCAGGGTCAAGATCGAGATGACCTTTGGCATCCTAAAGGCACGTTTCAACTGCCTTCGGCGCTTAAGAGTGTCACCAGAGCGGGCATCTCAGATAGTGGCTGCATGTGCCATTCTGCACAATATAGCCACCATCAGAAAGGAGCGAGTACCACCACAAAACCAGCTTCTCCCCGATGAAATTGACCCCATCACACTTGACCACCCAGCTGGGGCAGCTGTCAGAGATGCAATCacaacacaatattttacttAA
- the zgc:174917 gene encoding probable alpha-ketoglutarate-dependent hypophosphite dioxygenase, protein MSRNVAEIQAQYEQLGYLSALPILSPEELQQARDAFAELERKHGKEYTAYNLHNIHKEYDWVMALGKHPRLLEVVTAVLGPDVILLDSRFICKYPVGKPERNGDIQLSGEKMEGMPFVAWHQDMTYWGFDGGPVLSVWLALDDSLEENGALQVIPGSHHSGLLPHHQSNKAGNMLSVNQEIPEELLQTEKAIICPLQAGQMSVHDGLLVHASDPNTSDKRRCGYVIRYVPTCAYPIQDPKRPRSFPATVLVSGFDKYNHFSSKL, encoded by the exons ATGAGCAGAAACGTGGCTGAGATTCAGGCCCAGTACGAGCAGCTGGGGTATCTGTCGGCTCTTCCCATCCTGAGTCCAGAAGAGCTGCAGCAGGCCCGAGATGCCTTCGCTGAGCTGGAGAGAAAACATG GCAAAGAATACACCGCTTACAACCTTCATAATATCCACAAGGAGTACGACTGGGTAATGGCCCTTGGCAAACACCCTAGGCTTCTCGAGGTGGTCACTGCAGTTCTGGGACCTGATGTCATCCTGCTTGACTCCAGATTTATTTGTAAATATCCAGTGGGAAAGCCAGAGAGAAATGGCGACATCCAGTTGAGCGGCGAGAAGATGGAAGGAATGCCATTTGTGGCCTGGCACCAGGACATGAC GTACTGGGGTTTTGACGGCGGTCctgttctgtctgtctggctTGCCCTTGATGACTCGCTTGAGGAAAATGGAGCACTGCAGGTTATTCCAG GAAGTCACCACTCTGGTCTTCTGCCCCATCACCAATCAAACAAAGCTGGGAACATGCTGAGTGTCAATCAAGAGATCCCAGAGGAGCTGTTGCAGACAGAGAAGGCCATCATATGCCCTCTTCAAGCTGGTCAGATGTCT GTCCATGATGGACTTCTGGTTCATGCCAGCGATCCCAACACATCTGATAAGAGGCGCTGTGGCTACGTCATCCGATATGTCCCTACATGTGCTTATCCAATCCAG GACCCCAAGCGGCCCAGGAGTTTTCCTGCCACAGTGCTGGTCAGCGGCTTTGACAAATACAACCATTTCTCCTCCAAACTGTGA
- the LOC137092591 gene encoding uncharacterized protein isoform X3: MDRARAIYFSAEEQQLILQKYEEYKAVFQARSNTVSAAKAREECWRKIADCINACNPNSKRSWQQIKTKYKNIIQSANRKKSEIRKTGGGPPPPEYTVAEELAISNNKGRPIMDGITDAVQSDPGAGSLEGNAVSLLKPAHMHAVSHTDGNANEDTLSVCSETAAEDFSQPALETEASTSMGYRRNVNKVETDSVRVLYKRSLELDCSLKELDCELRRLQIKKIKLEIKQLEKQISVCDLI; encoded by the exons ATGGATAGAGCGAGAGCTATATATTTTTCCGCGGAGGAGCAACAGCTTATTCTTCAGAAATATGAAGAATATAAGGCTGTATTTCAAGCACGCAGCAACACTGTGTCTGCTGCCAAAGCAAGAGAAGAATGTTGGAGGAAGATTGCTGATTGCATTAATGc ATGCAACCCCAACTCCAAACGTTCTTGGCAGCAGATcaagacaaaatataaaaatataattcaaaGTG CAAACAGAAAAAAGTCTGAAATACGTAAAACTGGGGGAGGGCCACCTCCTCCAGAATACACTGTGGCGGAGGAGTTGGCTATAAGTAATAATAAGGGAAGGCCAATTATGGATGGCATTACAGATGCTGTGCAATCTGACCCTGGTGCTGGCTCCT TAGAGGGCAATGCAGTGTCCCTGTTGAAGCCTGCACACATGCACGCAGTCTCTCACACAGAT gGTAACGCAAATGAAGacactctctctgtgtgttCTGAAACAGCTGCTGAG GATTTTTCACAACCTGCCCTAGAAACTGAGGCCTCTACTTCAATGGGCTACAGGAGGAATGTGAACAAA GTGGAAACAGACTCCGTCAGGGTCCTTTATAAAAGGAGTCTAGAACTAGACTGTTCCCTAAAGGAGCTGGACTGTGAGCTGAGAAGgctccaaattaaaaaaattaaattggaGATCAAACAGCTGGAAAAACAGATCTCAGTATGTGACCTTATTTAA
- the LOC137092587 gene encoding putative nuclease HARBI1 isoform X1 has protein sequence MASPFLPNPVDISAQIVRRALRRERVFRDRQNPLDFPDTYLYERYRFSAEGICYICELLEPHIANVTRRSHALTVPQMVCIALRFFASGTYLYAIGDAENLGKNTVCRTIRKVVLALQGYINGFIVFPGHLSTMSIKEGFYKIAGFPRVIGAIDCTHVAISTALGEHEADYVNRKSFHSLNVQVRGFFICIEMNISLNNNFNRTMIYRTFNLQMTCDHECMITSLDAKWPGSVHDSRIFRESVLCQRFEEGLFDGLLVGDRGYACQRFLLTPHPDPHTGPQNRFNVALSKTRVKIEMTFGILKARFNCLRRLRVSPERASQIVAACAILHNIATIRKERVPPQNQLLPDEIDPITLDHPAGAAVRDAITTQYFT, from the exons ATGGCTTCACCTTTTCTACCAAATCCTGTGGACATCTCCGCGCAAATTGTTAGAAGAGCACTTCGTAGAGAAAGAGTTTTTAGGGACAGACAAAATCCTCTTGACTTTCCTGATACGTACTTATATGAAAGATACAGATTTTCCGCAGAAGGAATCTGTTATATTTGCGAACTTCTTGAGCCGCACATTGCAAATGTGACTCGTCGAAGCCATGCCCTTACTGTACCGCAAATGGTATGTATTGCGTTGCGATTTTTTGCAAGTGGTACATACTTGTATGCGATCGGTGATGCAGAGAACCTTGGGAAAAACACGGTTTGTCGAACCATTCGCAAGGTGGTCCTTGCACTGCAGGGGTACATAAATGGCTTCATTGTGTTTCCTGGACATTTATCGACCATGTCCATAAAAGAGGGCTTTTATAAAATTGCCG GATTCCCTAGAGTCATAGGAGCAATAGACTGCACACACGTTGcaatctccactgctctaggaGAACATGAGGCTGATTATGTAAACAGAAAGTCCTTTCACAGCCTTAATGTTCAGGTGAGAGGATTTTTCATTTGCATTGAGATGAACATTTCACTGAATAATAACTTTAACAGGACAATGATTTACCGTACATTTAATCTGCAGATGACTTGTGATCATGAATGCATGATCACAAGTTTGGATGCTAAATGGCCTGGCTCAGTGCATGACTCCCGAATTTTCCGTGAGTCTGTGTTGTGTCAGCGCTTTGAGGAAG GGCTTTTTGATGGCCTGTTGGTAGGAGACAGGGGTTATGCATGCCAGAGGTTTTTGCTAACTCCCCATCCTGATCCTCACACAGGGCCACAAAACCGCTTCAATGTGGCCCTCAGTAAAACCAGGGTCAAGATCGAGATGACCTTTGGCATCCTAAAGGCACGTTTCAACTGCCTTCGGCGCTTAAGAGTGTCACCAGAGCGGGCATCTCAGATAGTGGCTGCATGTGCCATTCTGCACAATATAGCCACCATCAGAAAGGAGCGAGTACCACCACAAAACCAGCTTCTCCCCGATGAAATTGACCCCATCACACTTGACCACCCAGCTGGGGCAGCTGTCAGAGATGCAATCacaacacaatattttacttAA